A stretch of the Actinoalloteichus fjordicus genome encodes the following:
- a CDS encoding NUDIX domain-containing protein translates to MTDLASLTAADHAAGIHRQVVAGVIVHDGAVLLLRRRHDDFLAGLWELPSGRVEPGEDLHTALCREVQEETGLTVTTISHYLGSFDYTSGSGRLTRQHNWRVETADAANPTLTEHDAYQWHLLDDQEPPVSPEVGRILGVTT, encoded by the coding sequence ATGACCGACCTCGCCTCCCTCACCGCAGCCGACCACGCCGCAGGCATCCACCGGCAGGTCGTCGCCGGAGTGATCGTCCACGACGGTGCCGTCCTGCTCCTGCGCCGACGCCACGACGACTTCCTCGCGGGCCTATGGGAACTTCCCTCAGGCCGCGTCGAACCCGGAGAGGACCTCCACACCGCGCTGTGCCGCGAGGTCCAGGAGGAGACCGGCCTCACGGTCACGACCATCTCCCACTACCTGGGGAGTTTCGACTACACCTCCGGCAGCGGCCGTCTCACCCGCCAGCACAACTGGCGTGTCGAGACCGCCGACGCGGCGAACCCGACCCTGACCGAACACGACGCCTACCAATGGCACCTACTCGATGACCAGGAACCGCCGGTCAGTCCGGAAGTCGGCCGAATCCTCGGCGTCACCACCTGA